A genomic window from Vitis riparia cultivar Riparia Gloire de Montpellier isolate 1030 chromosome 16, EGFV_Vit.rip_1.0, whole genome shotgun sequence includes:
- the LOC117934216 gene encoding bidirectional sugar transporter SWEET3: protein MGDRLHLAIGVMGNAASLLLYTAPILTFARVMRKKSTEEFSCIPYIIALLNCLLYTWYGLPVVSYRWENFPVVTINGLGILLEFSFILIYFWFTSPRGKIKVVGTVVPVVTVFCITAIISSFVLHDHHHRKMFVGSVGLVASVAMYGSPLVVVRQVILTKSVEFMPFYLSFFSFLTSFLWMAYGLLGHDLLLASPNLVGSPLGILQLVLYCKYRKRGIMEEPNKWDLEGNDEKSKQLQPVINNDSNGKI from the exons ATGGGTGATAGGTTGCATTTGGCAATTGGAGTAATGG GGAATGCAGCTTCTCTGTTACTTTACACTGCACCCAT ATTAACTTTTGCAAGGGTTATGAGGAAGAAAAGCACTGAGGAGTTCTCATGCATTCCTTACATCATTGCACTGTTGAACTGTCTCCTATATACTTGGTATGGCCTACCTGTTGTAAGCTACAGGTGGGAAAATTTCCCAGTGGTCACCATCAATGGCTTAGGAATTCTTCTCGAATTCTCCTTCATTCTTATATACTTTTGGTTCACTTCACCTAGGGGAAAG ATCAAGGTAGTTGGGACAGTAGTACCTGTTGTCACAGTGTTCTGCATCACCGCTATTATCTCATCTTTTGTGCTCCATGATCACCATCACCGCAAGATGTTTGTTGGCAGCGTTGGACTAGTTGCCTCTGTAGCAATGTATGGTTCTCCCCTGGTGGTAGTG AGGCAGGTGATACTCACAAAGAGTGTTGAATTCATGCCATTCTACTTATCTTTTTTCTCATTCCTCACTAGTTTTCTTTGGATGGCTTATGGACTACTGGGTCATGATCTCCTTCTAGCG TCTCCTAATCTGGTGGGTAGCCCCCTTGGCATCCTCCAGCTTGTGCTCTACTGCAAGTACAGGAAAAGGGGAATAATGGAAGAACCAAACAAATGGGATTTGGAAGGAAATGATGAGAAATCCAAACAGTTGCAGCCTGTGATAAACAATGACAGTAATGGCaagatttga
- the LOC117934211 gene encoding pentatricopeptide repeat-containing protein At1g28690, mitochondrial-like, with protein sequence MMLIKASVSKAWKHQRLKEFKLYTAHQSNLSEIISTNIAISNYAKQSKLDVARQLFDQMPQRTVVSWNTMISSYSKHGRFSEALFLVYSMHRSHMKLSESTFSSVLSVCARLRCLRDGKLIHCLVLKSGSESFELVGSALLYFYASCFEIGEARRVFDVLVRRNEVLWSLMLVGYVTCNVMDDALSVFVKMPRRDVVAWTTLISGFSKNGDGCGKALEMFRLMMRSGETTPNEFTFDCVVRACGRLGILSVGRTVHGLLMKCGLEYDPSIGGALVEFYCECEAIDDALRVCKGVVNPCLNALNSLIEGLISMGRIEDAELVFNGMTEMNPVSYNLMIKGYAVGGQMDDSKRLFEKMPCRTIFSSNTMISVYSRNGEIDKALELFEETKNEKDPVTWNSMISGYIHSGQPEEALKLYITMHRLSIQQTRSTFSALFHACSCLGSLQQGQLLHAHLIKTPFESNVYVGTSLIDMYSKCGSIMEAQTSFVSIFSPNVAAWTALINGHAYHGLGSEAISLFDHMIEQGLAPNGATFVGVLSACSRAGLVNEGMKFFHSMERCYSVTPTLEHYACVVDLLGRSGHIREAEEFIKKMPLEADGVVWGALLSACWFWMDLEVGERVAEKMFSFDPKPISSYVILSNIYAGLGRWREKMMVRKILRGFKVKKDPGCSWIELNNKIHVFSIEDRSHPYCNMIYATLVHLTANINSVVHFDHVSIPITQAVNFSTPSFN encoded by the coding sequence ATGATGTTGATCAAAGCTTCCGTTTCCAAAGCTTGGAAACACCAAAGGCTAAAGGAGTTCAAATTATACACAGCACATCAATCCAATCTCAGTGAAATTATATCCACAAACATTGCTATAAGCAATTATGCAAAACAATCAAAACTGGATGTTGCCCGCCAACTGTTCGACCAGATGCCTCAGCGAACTGTCGTGTCGTGGAACACTATGATATCTAGCTACTCAAAGCATGGACGATTCAGTGAAGCTCTATTTCTAGTTTACTCCATGCACCGCAGCCATATGAAGCTCAGTGAATCCACGTTCTCGTCGGTTTTGAGTGTTTGTGCTCGTTTGAGGTGTTTGCGCGACGGGAAGTTGATCCATTGTCTTGTTCTAAAATCTGGGTCGGAGAGTTTTGAGCTTGTGGGGAGTGCTTTGCTGTATTTTTATGcaagttgctttgaaattgGGGAGGCACGGCGGGTTTTTGATGTGTTGGTTCGGAGGAATGAGGTGTTGTGGAGTTTGATGCTTGTGGGGTATGTGACTTGTAATGTGATGGATGATGCTTTGAGTGTGTTTGTGAAGATGCCGAGGAGAGATGTTGTTGCCTGGACGACTTTGATTTCTGGGTTTTCTAAGAATGGGGATGGTTGTGGGAAGGCCTTGGAGATGTTTAGGTTGATGATGAGGAGTGGTGAAACGACTCCAAATGAGTTTACTTTTGATTGTGTGGTGAGGGCTTGTGGTAGACTCGGGATTTTGAGTGTAGGGAGGACTGTTCATGGGCTTTTGATGAAATGTGGGTTGGAATATGATCCCTCAATTGGAGGGGCTCTTGTTGAGTTCTATTGTGAATGCGAAGCTATTGATGATGCCTTGAGAGTGTGTAAAGGTGTTGTTAACCCGtgtttaaatgctttgaattccTTAATTGAAGGGCTTATATCGATGGGCAGAATTGAGGATGCTGAGCTGGTTTTTAACGGAATGACAGAGATGAATCCAGTTTCATATAACTTAATGATTAAAGGGTATGCAGTTGGTGGTCAAATGGATGATTCTAAGAGATTGTTTGAGAAAATGCCTTGCAGAActatattttcttcaaatactATGATTTCGGTGTACTCTAGGAATGGAGAAATTGATAAAGCTTTGGAGCTTTTTGAagaaactaagaatgaaaaagaTCCTGTGACATGGAATTCAATGATATCGGGTTATATTCATAGTGGTCAACCTGAAGAGGCTTTGAAACTATATATAACAATGCACAGATTATCAATACAACAAACTCGATCTACATTCTCTGCTCTGTTCCATGCATGTTCATGTCTTGGATCCCTTCAGCAAGGACAATTACTGCATGCCCATCTGATTAAAACACCATTTGAATCAAATGTTTATGTTGGAACATCCCTCATAGATATGTACTCCAAATGTGGGAGCATCATGGAGGCTCAAACATCTTTTGTGAGCATCTTTTCACCCAACGTGGCAGCTTGGACGGCTCTGATCAATGGTCATGCATATCATGGGCTCGGGTCTGAGGCAATTTCACTCTTTGATCATATGATAGAGCAAGGATTAGCCCCAAATGGAGCTACTTTTGTTGGAGTTCTGTCTGCTTGTAGTCGTGCAGGTCTGGTCAATGAAGGAATGAAATTTTTCCACTCAATGGAGAGATGTTATAGTGTAACCCCAACATTAGAACACTATGCATGTGTGGTTGATCTTCTGGGCCGATCAGGCCATATACGAGAAGCAGAGGAGTTTATCAAGAAGATGCCACTTGAAGCAGATGGGGTTGTCTGGGGAGCATTGCTTAGTGCTTGTTGGTTCTGGATGGACCTGGAAGTGGGTGAGAGAGTGGCTGAGAAGATGTTTAGTTTTGATCCCAAGCCAATCTCTTCTTATGTTATTTTGTCCAACATATATGCAGGGCTAGGGAGGTGGAGGGAGAAGATGATGGTAAGGAAGATATTGAGGGGTTTCAAAGTGAAGAAGGATCCTGGATGTAGTTGGATTGAGCTTAACAATAAAATTCATGTGTTCTCTATAGAAGATAGATCCCATCCATATTGTAATATGATTTATGCAACTTTGGTGCACCTAACAGCAAATATAAACTCAGTTGTTCATTTTGATCATGTTTCTATACCAATAACACAGGCTGTTAATTTCAGCACACCATCCTTTAATTAG